One genomic window of Gossypium hirsutum isolate 1008001.06 chromosome D11, Gossypium_hirsutum_v2.1, whole genome shotgun sequence includes the following:
- the LOC107912794 gene encoding zinc finger CCCH domain-containing protein 6, giving the protein MKRSRKSNRVSWAPGVNLCQVKLFLMEDCPSKVGGQCQDAIQAKASWTSHPSGMSIIDLPPGFEGCHYTNALKYDLAKIPRIQWISPPKFALNFNWQVAAGEESKEVEAQKLREKRVLEAVYPRISVIPPNPVSLNVEVESYDDSRIPLVPLTPIEDDEEAEVPSGIAAQAKSPSNFETVALLKHPGLSNSGTHNMPHCPSSAAGAPDMLPGVSSDVMTATLAALTAVVKTKEQGSLVDTDLLVKILSDPKIVEKLIHDHGHPVAAANGNVVSTPVHTSEPETGITSLPCSKPQMPADRNSNHLVKEFRPVSSTPASWADIVPISMPMRVESSVPLTSTNIDMITGHRAANGNAYTTMNQVQPSPSMMPVQPAISSTAMQAVKDTNYFKNLIREHGRDKEEDKGHNMSQTGSHINHIQNLKVVETLKPVASKTKFRKPCMFFNSSKGCRQGSNCPYLHDNKSLQWQTGRTLEAPSAKRMKLSGEITGRI; this is encoded by the exons atgaagcgATCGCGGAAATCGAACAGGGTTTCTTGGGCTCCAGGTGTTAATCTTTGTCAG GTGAAGCTGTTTCTGATGGAGGATTGCCCCTCAAAGGTTGGTGGTCAATGTCAAGATGCTATTCAAGCAAAAGCGTCATGGACATCGCATCCCAGTGGCATGTCTATCATTGACCTTCCCCCTGGGTTTGAAGGTTGTCATTACACGAATGCATTGAAGTATGATCTGGCTAAGATTCCTAGGATCCAATGGATAAGCCCTCCAAAG TTTGCCCTGAATTTTAACTGGCAAGTTGCAGCTGGGGAAGAGAGCAAGGAAGTGGAGGCTCAAAAACTGCGAGAAAAGAGAGTGCTTGAAGCAGTTTATCCTCGCATCTCCGTTATTCCTCCCAA TCCTGTTTCCCTGAATGTAGAAGTTGAGAGCTATGATGATAGTCGAATTCCCCTTGTTCCTCTAACTCCAATTGAAGATGATGAGGAGGCAGAGGTACCTTCAGGCATTGCCGCACAAGCAAAATCTCCCTCTAACTTTGAGACAGTAGCATTGCTAAAGCACCCAGGTCTGTCAAACTCTGGAACCCATAATATGCCACATTGCCCTAGTTCTGCTGCTGGGGCGCCTGACATGTTACCTGGTGTAAGCTCTGATGTGATGACAGCTACTTTGGCCGCCTTAACAGCAGTCGTGAAAACCAAAGAGCAGGGAAGTTTGGTAGACACTGATTTGCTCGTTAAAATCCTTAGTGATCCAAAGATAGTTGAGAAATTAATCCACGATCATGGACATCCAGTTGCTGCTGCCAATGGCAACGTGGTAAGTACACCTGTACACACTTCAGAGCCAGAAACGGGGATAACTTCTTTACCCTGCTCAAAACCACAAATGCCAGCTGACAGAAACTcgaaccacttagtaaaagagtTCCGACCGGTGTCAAGTACACCAGCTTCTTGGGCTGACATAGTTCCCATTTCCATGCCTATGAGAGTAGAGTCATCGGTTCCCTTAACCAGTACAAATATAGATATGATAACTGGACATAGGGCAGCAAATGGTAATGCTTACACAACAATGAACCAGGTACAACCTTCTCCTAGCATGATGCCTGTGCAGCCAGCCATTAGTTCAACAGCCATGCAAGCTGTGAAGGATACTAACTATTTTAAGAACCTGATAAGGGAACATGGCAGAGATAAGGAAGAAGATAAAGGGCATAATATGTCACAAACCGGAAGTCACATTAATCACATCCAAAACCTGAAAGTTGTAGAGACCTTAAAACCTGTGGCATCGAAAACCAAGTTTCGAAAACCGTGCATGTTTTTTAACAGTTCAAAGGGTTGTCGTCAGGGGTCCAATTGCCCCTACCTGCATGATAACAAGTCATTACAGTGGCAAACTGGGAGAACCTTGGAAGCTCCGAGTGCTAAGAGAATgaaattaagtggggaaattacTGGTAGGATATAA